The Pagrus major chromosome 10, Pma_NU_1.0 genome contains a region encoding:
- the LOC141003216 gene encoding caspase activity and apoptosis inhibitor 1: MLKKKSSSAEKKRKHSQSEERHDSNKRRSGEANVEDSKDELADPELDRIGSDIEDGGLDLSLPFKPITDYVTDKREMLEQCFRVLGDKKLCKMLPDELKDCSLEEIKTLCWEQLEPISERNLSQILAGEDVTSENGDKTSPGETLESQQDNNVDSTSCLKETAKTEDPKQEGGGSGEESDVLSINADTYDSDIEGPKEEQTDKAVEGAVKVADSIREGADPVVKPEPANPEPPTGSQPTEAKKDIQSDIDKSVSEILALSAASGKEVAEEVQSTPPQSTDVSSPVQGAPVASGSRAPAACQPSIQQLELLELEMRARAIKALMKASDGKKPLITKTV, encoded by the exons ATGCTCAAAAAGAAATCAAGTAGcgctgaaaagaaaaggaaacactCGCAGTCCGAAGAACGGCACGACAGCAATAAACGAAGAAGCGGGGAAGCCAACGTAGAG GACTCCAAAGATGAACTCGCTGACCCAGAGCTGGACAGGATTGGCAGTGACATCGAGGACGGGGGTCTTGACCTCAGTCTGCCATTCAAGCCCATCACAGATTACGTCACTGACAAGCGGGAGATGCTGGAACAGTGTTTCCGTGTGCTGGGGGACAAGAAGCTATGCAAAATGCTGCCTGATGAGCTCAAG GACTGTAGTTTAGAGGAAATCAAAACGCTGTGCTGGGAGCAGCTGGAACCGATCTCGGAGagaaatctttctcagatcttGGCAG GGGAAGATGTAACATCTGaaaatggtgacaaaaccagCCCAGGAGAGACCTTGGAAAGCCA GCAAGACAATAATGTGGACTCTACATCTTGCCTCAAAGAAACTGCAAAAACTGAAGACCCCAAGCAAG AGGGTGGTGGTTCGGGCGAGGAGAGCGACGTCCTCAGCATCAACGCAGACACTTACGACAGCGACATAGAGGGACCCAAAGAGGAACAGACTGATAAAGCTGTGGAAGGAGCTGTCAAAGTAGCAGACAGCATCAGGGAAGGCGCTGACCCAGTTGTAAAACCTGAACCAGCCAATCCTGAACCCCCCACGGGCTCTCAACCAACGGAAGCAAAGAAAGACATCCAGAGTGACATAGACAAAAGCGTCAGCGAGATTTTGGCGCTATCGGCCGCTTCTGGCAAAGAGGTAGCCGAGGAGGTACAGAGCACGCCGCCACAGTCCACAGATGTTAGTTCACCCGTTCAAGGTGCACCCGTTGCAAGTGGAAGTCGGGCACCTGCAGCGTGTCAGCCGTCAATTCAGCAGCTGGAGCTTCTGGAGTTGGAAATGAGGGCGAGGGCCATCAAAGCCCTGATGAAAGCAAGCGATGGAAAAAAGCCCTTGATAACAAAAACTGTTTAG